In the genome of Thunnus thynnus chromosome 6, fThuThy2.1, whole genome shotgun sequence, the window tctggatggagaaaaaagaaacagcttcacaaatctgaaagtgggtttaaacaatGTTAAGGATTTTGCTACAATGTCTAACAATTTTTGTGTAAAgtgtaaatggtgaaaaaacagagaatcagccactaaatatcattatttatgtttcccatTGTTCTCTCAGACAACTGCTGCCTGTGTTCGATTGTGCCAGTGATCAAATCAAACAGCCTATCAAAAGTCATGGTCAGTATTCAAAGTGACCAATCATAGGGACGGTCTATCTATTCTATTCCTGCCTCCAAAGTCTAAAAAGTCAACTTGACAAGCGAGTGGGTGTTGAGCAGTGGCAATCGTGTAGGGAGGTGTGCACTCACATCACATGCATGCACCTGGTTTTTATGTGCAAAGGTTGTGAGACTAATTACATGTCATATACGGCAACCTCAAAAAATTGttacacaaagaagaaaaagaggaaaacaccCAAATTccatattatgtttttattgaatcaCATCTATTGTTATATAATTgctgcacatgcacatgtagACTGGATATCTAAATTAGTACAGGGTTTAAAAGAATTAACTTGGATTATCTTTGAATGATCTGAGGCAGGTGTTTAACCTAACAAGATTTTGATGTGTATGTTTAAACTGTAGTGTAGATTGAATTTATCAGTAGTGTAAATTTTAATCCTTGTGTCACCAACACTGTCTTTGATTAAGTTATTCAAGTACAAAGGTAAAACTTATCACAACAGTTCTTTCTGATGTGTAGTCTACAGTTCTGACCTGGTAGTATTCATGAAGTGATGAGTAGTATTGTTTTTTCACATATATAGTGTGGATGAAATACTTGTATAACAAGGCCAGAAAGGTCTTGCATGGAGGGATGCCAAACTGTAAATTTATTGacaattaccttgttaaaatggACTAAATAATTGGTGGCTGCTCGGattggtcggtccaccactttggtacagactgaaatatctcaacaactattgcaGTGAACGCCATGGGATTTTTGTATAGACATATATGGCCCCCAGAGGATGAGTCCTAATATTAGGCTTTGGTGATTTTTCTTCTATCGcaaccagcaggtcaaagttttcacttatctaGTGAAATATCAACATTTGCAAAATGGATTAGTTtctacagatattcatggttccccGAGGAAGTATTCTAAAGACTTTAGAGAGTCTCTgtcttttcatctagcaccaccatgaggttcacatttgtggttttgagtacAATGTCTCAACAACggttggatggattaccatgaaatttagttaaaatatttatgttCACATCAAGGTGAATTtgaatcactttggtgatcttgtacaacttttcatctttttgtgtgGGACTAAATTTCTTGCTAAATTAATGAaagtcccatcagcctcagttttACTTTGTGTAGTGCTAATtaccaaatgttagcatgctaacaggctaaactaagatggtaaccatggcaaacattatacctgcttagcATCACCATGTcagcattgttattgtgaggatgttagcatgctaatgttagcatttcaCACAAAGCACCACTGTAACTGGTGGTGATAAAACTGTCTTTGTctgggaaaaaatatgttcaaacaCAATAGTTGGCAAATTTACCAGGGATGAGGCTGCTACTGGCTAATTGTTTTGGTATAACTTTGAATGAGACCTTGAAAgtactgctgtgtgtttctgtggggttgaaaaatgatgatgtaacattTTGGGAGGAAATACCACAACAGAAAGGAGTAGAGACTGGACAGTACTGCCAGAGCATTAAGAGTTTGGATGTACTTTCCACGGTAAAGTATTGATTCAGTGGCAAAGATGATCCAGGTGAGGATCAGCAGGAGCAGGCAGAAGGTTATCGCTTTGGCCTCATTGTAATTTTTTGGGAGGTCTTTTCCCATGTAggagaaaataaagcaaaggGAGGACAGAAATACAAGTAAAATCACAGGACCAGAGAATACTTTGAGATTGATGTCACAGCCAAGTATGATTTTGTCTGGATACCAATTCGTTTCATTGTTTGGCTTGGGGTGTCCATAAAAATAGCTAATGAGAAGTATGAGTGCCTGAGTAACAAATGCCACTATGATGACCAGCCATTGTCCATGATATTTCATCCACCAGCTGTAGAGATTGGGAAAGTTGGCAGCTATTTTGAAAATGCAAACAATTTGAAAAGAGCGCACTACAAAACATGCAAGACAGACAGCGTAGAACAATGAAAATGGTAGGAACCTTAAGATACAAAAGGGAATGGTTGGCTTACCAAAGTAAAAGAATATACTAAAACTACACAGACTGAGGGAACCTAAAATCAAGAAGCACATTGGTCCCCCAGCAGATCTGACAACAGGTGTGTTGTAGTTGATGGCAAAGAGAACAGACGTGGCTAGTGCGAGGCCCACCAAGGTGCAGGCCCCAATCATGGTCAGTATAGCCCCGCTGTCTGTGAATGGGATGTACTCCACCAACCGCAGACTGCATGATGTACTTCCTTCTGTGGACCACTCTGTCTCCTTACAGTTGATGCACTTGTAGGGATCCTCTGTTTTACAATAAGAAAGACAGATTGTCAatagataaaagaaaaacttctGAAAAATCCTTGAGTAAAGAGAGATCAGACAGCTGAGGAAATAAGTTTAGAATTTTAATCTGTGATACTGTATGTTCTTCTAAAACAAGCTTTTATGTCGAACTTGCTTTagttatttatagttttatacACTAGAGGTAATTGTAACAACCTCCCATGTGTTATAATTTACCTGTGTTGTTGATATAAGTTCCCTTCGGACAGATTTGACAAGTGAAGCAGCATTTATGGATTCCATCTTGCCTTTTTGCATATCCTACAGGACATTCTGGGGAACATAGTGAAGATGGCACCTGTACAAAACAATTATTTAGCAGCAaatcaaatgtcaaattaaatttTGTAAAAGGTAAGCGACACTGAATATTACAATATCTCTGCAAAATTACATAATAAAAACTGATGTTCCTCAAATTGTGGTTTGCCCCAGTCACAGCTATTACTAATCAAATCAACTTTGTCATCCACATGCACATCTCTGCAGAAGCAGgaaaaatcaagaaaaagcATATTTAAATCACCATATaaactctttaaaaaacaacttactTCTCCCTTTGTGAACCACTGGATTTTGGTGTTGTTGATGAAGAAATCGAATGTTGGGGGAAATTTATAAAAGCCGATCTGCTCTGCATCACCACTGTTGTTCCAGTAAATTATAGAATAGAATCCGAATGTGGGGTCACCGTTCTCATCAAACTGAATACTCTTGTTTAAAAGAGTAAAGTTTGACTTCTTCAGCTCTGCTAGAACCTGATGTGGGAAGACAAATTTCAGATGATCGTTACTTTTTTGGGTGCACAAGATTGAACATCAGAGATATTGATTAAATAcgatttaaaaatattcttgatCTGCAGTGTGATCCCATTTCTCTTTTTACTGTATAAGAAAGTGGTTTATtagattgtaaactgaatactgAGGGCAGAAATCAGGCTAAACTTTTGCTCTCTGTTCTAGTAGCTCCcagtaaattaaatttaattgagCGTTGTTTCAATCTCACATAGATTTACTGTGACTGAGACATCTCTCAAGGCTTGACAACACCTGACATGACATGATCTCTTTCAGACTTATTCACTGCTCTATTGAAATTATCCTACTGGAAGCCATCATCACAGTATGTGGATTTGTTGTCTGATTTCTAATGTTTGGAAGGTAAAAATCAGTCTTGATTGTATTCCAAGGATACTATACAGgctttgtttacatctgtgttATATGACAACAAAACAGATCAGTGTTTTTACTCATGATTGGTTACTTTCAAATGTCTATAAGCTAAACTTGTGAGAAACAGAAATGGCCAAGAGTCAGATGGTTCATTTGTATAATCTACTTACCATGTATGGGTAGACTGTAATATTGTCATTGCATCTTCCAGCTCCACATTGCAAGACATTGTGTAAGGCATGAGCAATGGCATATACAGCAGaataaacaggaagagagaaagatgggtCTTCAACAATGACCTTTTCTGGACTCAGGTCACTGCAGTTACAAATCTGATTACAAAACATCTGTTGTTCTGCATTTTCACATTGAGTCTGGCTTTtagaggaaaagacaaaatCCCTGAAACCAGGTATTGTCACTACTGGCTGAGACACCCCGAGTATAGTTCCAATGTTTTTGATTCCTTTCTCCTTTGGGAGCCTCTTGTTTAAGGACCATGCGTCATCTGCTATCCACACCTTGTTTGTGACATTCAGTTGTATTGCTGACTCAATGAGAGCTTCAGCAGTCCATTCAGGGGCAAAAACAATTATGACATGTACCTCCTGTGCCTCTATCTGTCTGAAAATTAGGGAGTAATTTATATCACTGTTGAGGCCTTTGGTGTATGCCAGGCAGATCTCAGTGTCCTTTATCATCTTCATGAACAATTCCAGGCCATCATTGCCATaatcattatcactgttaagGAAAGCAACCCAGCGCCACTTGAAGTGTTGCACAATTTTAACAATTACTGCTATGGTGTCTATATTGGGATGCACTGTTCGTAGGAACGagggaaagtttttttttcttgaaaaaacaGAACTAGCAACTCCATAACTGACCTGTTAAAAGAGTAACAGagaaaatgtcataattttCAGTGACAATAAATtcttaaatgtcaaacaatatcaaaaacaaaatatatatatattttttgtttttaccataGGAATGAGATCCACCACGAAGAGTGGGGCTACAGAAAGGGATTGAGCGCTTGTAAAAGGACCAACCACTGCTATCACTTTGGACACTGTAGACACATTCTTGTGTGTGTCACCCCGAGATTTGATCAAGCCATTGACTGAAATGAGGTTAAAAATATCTGGGAAATTCTGTGTATCTGAGCAGTGGTCAAATATCTTATAGCCGAGAGATACATTTGGCAGGAGGCTGGTAGAGTTATTGATTTCCTCCACAGTGAATCTCATCAACTGAAACCTCCGGTAACTTGACAGAATTAAGGGTTTACTGTTGACAGAGAAAGGACAGCGACAGTGTAAGAATTTGGTTAATTGTTTTATCAGTTCTACCACAGTGCTTTAACTAGTAGTTTATGAAGGCTCAGTTAACATTATCAGTTTTCAGACccatacacagatacagatatttAAAAGGGGATTTCATGGGACAAGGAGTGAGGTCAAAAATGTGGACCGGATGTCCTTCAACAACTTCGGTAATGTAGCAGTTAGCAAGATTTATTATTAGACTCACCTGGAGCAGTCAATGGCTTCTGGTCTGTAACGACAAATAAAGCCATTGACATGATGAACATCAAAAAGTCCACCTATCAAATAATCTCCTTCCAGCTGGAACTCTGAGGCTGGGACAGTGCATTGAGTCAAGGCATGAAGAAGAGATTCCAGTAGACACAGAGAAGCtagaaaatatttcattgttGTAGTTACCATTTCCCTTtctgatgtgatttttaataGGATGTCATGAGACACTGGTGATGTTTAAGCCTCAGTGATCATTTCCGTGTACTTGGGTTTGCATGAGGCGTCATAAATATTTACCCATAAATGGTTGGAGAAGAATTCACAAATCAGTATGCAAAAGCATCTaatctgctgctgcacagacagCCTATgatgtatatacatacaaagGTGTTAACAATATGTGCAAGTAAGTTGAATGTCTCTATCATGGATTCATCTGGTAATGTTAGAAATTAAACATAATGACACGTTCCTTCTTTCAGCCAAAATTCCAAATGCActcatattttaaattcagaatgtgtgacagaaattaaaatgagaaataacGGACATTCATTGGAGACACTTTCCCTGTGTTAGATGTTTGGACTTTCTAGTTTACCTTCCTCTAAAGCAGCCTTGGCTTTAAACAAGTAAGGCTAATAATGCCCACAAATGGTTTTAGAGAGATTTAAGGAGGAAGTTATACTTGAAATGGAAGGTTAAAGGTAATGACAGTATAGTAATCGCTAGTACTTCTGAGTTGTCTGTTTTGATGGTGCacattaattcaatttaatttgcaGTCATTTCACTGTTGTGCTTCGCATTGTCTCTTTCTTGTATTTCTCTGAATTTTAAAGGGTTTGAGTGTTAAAATTGCTAAGTCAATCATAAATTGCACTGAAATAGATTCTAGGAGGAAACAAAGGTGTATTGCCACTTTGGGCCCAGATcagttctttttgtttgttgttcctTTAACTCCCTCCCATTAATTGCCACAAAATATGAAGCAAAGACACATATGTACTGTTTCAAGGGACACAGCCTCTTTAATAGCATTTGGAGTGAAAAAATTACACTTAAGTTATTAAAATCAAGGTTTTTTTCATAACTGTAGCAcaagaaaacaataacatgCAATCCATGagaaacatatttaatcaatcaaatcaagAACCCAATTAACCAGTTCTGCTGTCATCAATTTCAACTGAAATGGATTTTAACACTTGTAAATAGTATGGTGGttggaagaaaaaataaaaataatctcaaaagaaaattcatgttttaaaatatatatatatatatatacacaaatccTCCAGACAACCCTTTGAAACATCAACTTTTTACAGGAAAATGTTTTGATCCCTTACTACAGTGCTGATCAAAGTTCAGTAATGACAGAAAATCCCCAGCATtgataaaaatgaagaaaaaaaattacagggTTATAGAAAAGAAAGTGTGATCGCCACCCACTTCATCCATTTGTTATAATAAAAGCTCTCAATCTCAGTTTTCTTATGTTTCCTCtgcaaaagaaagagaacaacAGTTTGCTTGGAATGACTATATTTACCATAAATTTTTTCAAAGTAAACACAAATTATAAAGGAGTACAACAGCTAGTCTACACAAATCAAATGGGCCTCAGGCTTTGAAACACAGATGGATAAATGTTTCAAAGAGAAAATGTCAGCTGGGTTAACATGTAACTGCTTGACTATTACCTCAGATTATACCCTGTTATGAATTGGACTTGAATACTGGGTGTGCACTTTGAAGACAAGGTGCGTTTTCAATAATTTTCCACATAATGGTGTAAAAATCTGAGGTAAAGCAAATTCATAGACTTGCCATTTCAAGCAAAATGTCCCCTAAAATGATTGAATTTCATTTATTGGGGTGCTCAATGACACAGTATCCCATCTGCCAGTCTCTACAATGGTGTCAAATCAGAaataactgattttaaaaaaaggtagaCTACATGCTACAGGAGACTAAATAGGTTGGGGTTAGTGACACTCGTCCTGAATTATGCATCCAATGATGTGGTGGGTGAGTGAGGATTCAAATTTAGGCAATGATAATCATCCATACTGGCGCTTGCTACACTGGTTATGCCAGTGAGAATCAGGTAATACACAGAATTTTATTTGTTGCCGATTCAAGTTTTATAAAGATCAATCAAAAATCATTTATTGTGAGTGTAATCATTTCAAGACATGAATTATAATAGGTGCCTGTCATGAATGCAAATTCAAGTGAAATGTGACTAATTTCTCCAAAGTGTCTGCACTTTCTACAGGCTGAGATTCTTGTAagccagagcagcagcagcacacttTTATCTCAACTTTTCAACTTGAAGACTGTTGTATTTCCTTCAAATTTAATCTTACACATCTAATCATGTTATTTTGCTACTAACACTACTGACTTTCAATAAAGAACGTGTTACAAATGAGTAGGTAACAATATATTAATCAAAAGTTGGCCAATTTATTCACTTGGGACAGTGAGATGTACTGAAATAACCttcattgataaaaaaaaaaaatatatatatatataactgcaATTTTTTTCAGTGTGGTTCATTCTCGATGACTTTATACTTACCCCGTGGGGTTAAAAAGGCAAAAGGCAGCACTCAGTCTCATCTACTACTGAACAAATGTAGACCAATTCTAAAATGAGGATCAAAGTCCTCTCCCTACCCCTTAATAGACAAAGGCAATATTTCCAGACTAATTTGATCCGTGCTGCTCATATCATCTTACAACACTGTCAACCATGGatcaaaatttttattttttacattatgttcTCATGTTACTGTCCCccttacaaaaaaaacaaaaaacaaaacaaaaaaaaatctctaaccCGTGTCACTCCCCACTAGCTGTGACTGATAAATTTCAAATGAGAGGGAGGGGATGGTAAGTGGGAGTTTTTAACTAGCAAAAGCTTTCCCTGTGTCGTCCTTGCCTTTGTATGTCCTCTTCCCATGTGTGAAGGGTAGGTATCTGTACTTGATCATATGCTAGAGAaggcaggaaagaaaaaaagaggagaattAGCATGAAGTATTTCTAGGGTTTGCTCAAACATTTCTACCAACTTAACCCATGTGATGGAGTAGCACAAAAATTATCAGGTAGATAAAAAAGAGAACgaataaacacttaaaactaagtatttatgtatgaaaataaaacagatgcaCTGTATATAAAGGgtggacacaataacaaacatttgTACAATATAACGCACTCAAATAAAACAACCCTTCAATAAATGTGACCTTTATGATTGTTAAGATGTTCAGTATTTGTAAAAGCTTTGTCAGAAGGGCATTGAGTCATTTCTACTTTAATTTTTTGGAATGCATTATATAGTCTGGagttcctgacattttataaagcTCTTGTGCACGGTGCATGATGAATAGATTTGCTTCTCTCCTTTTGCACATGCAACAAACAATAGATGTTCTGTCTAATCCAAAGAGCACTTTTTGGATAACCTGCAATGTTTGCATTACACTGTGACTCCAGTACAGCCACAGTATCCAtgtatacagtgtatgtgtatgtaagtCAATGTATGCTTTTTACCTTGATCTGCCTCTTCATGGTAATGCAGAAGAGCATGATGAAGTACATTACAAGTATAGGCCAGAACACTGGCACATTGAAGGCTtcaaaaaatgtgcaaatcaTGGCGATGACGATGCCTTTTGTCGCCGAATGCCTGGTAAGAAAAGTAACAAAAGTTAAATACAACATAACCACATTGATGACATTGAGGAAGCATGAGTCAACAACATTATCAACTCTAACTCTGTAACGTACTGCATGTGTCATCTATATATGTCTAGACTCTAAAGGATAGACACTAATTGAATTTGTGATCAGTGTGGGGAGAATAATGTGCAGTGCAAAACATGACATAAATCCACACTGGAACATCTGTAAATTGTAGCTACAGACAATAACCTGGGTTACACTTTCTCCCTCTAAACTGCATGCACATCGGTCACATGCTGCACCAACCACCACCACTAGTAAGTTCTCAACCTGTGAGAAACACTATGTTCAAATATATCTAATTTTCTCAAGTTTTATTAACTTAgtaagtcttaaaacaactgaTGAATGAACTGATCAGTACTCCTATAGTTATCTCTCAGTTTTAAAAACTggtcatttatattttcaatttgaaaaaaCTCAAATGCTTTTGACAGTATAGAGATGAACCACACGGAAAGGGGAACTAAAGACTAGCTTTTAATAACACCT includes:
- the LOC137184300 gene encoding taste receptor type 1 member 1-like, with the protein product MVTTTMKYFLASLCLLESLLHALTQCTVPASEFQLEGDYLIGGLFDVHHVNGFICRYRPEAIDCSSKPLILSSYRRFQLMRFTVEEINNSTSLLPNVSLGYKIFDHCSDTQNFPDIFNLISVNGLIKSRGDTHKNVSTVSKVIAVVGPFTSAQSLSVAPLFVVDLIPMVSYGVASSVFSRKKNFPSFLRTVHPNIDTIAVIVKIVQHFKWRWVAFLNSDNDYGNDGLELFMKMIKDTEICLAYTKGLNSDINYSLIFRQIEAQEVHVIIVFAPEWTAEALIESAIQLNVTNKVWIADDAWSLNKRLPKEKGIKNIGTILGVSQPVVTIPGFRDFVFSSKSQTQCENAEQQMFCNQICNCSDLSPEKVIVEDPSFSLPVYSAVYAIAHALHNVLQCGAGRCNDNITVYPYMVLAELKKSNFTLLNKSIQFDENGDPTFGFYSIIYWNNSGDAEQIGFYKFPPTFDFFINNTKIQWFTKGEVPSSLCSPECPVGYAKRQDGIHKCCFTCQICPKGTYINNTEDPYKCINCKETEWSTEGSTSCSLRLVEYIPFTDSGAILTMIGACTLVGLALATSVLFAINYNTPVVRSAGGPMCFLILGSLSLCSFSIFFYFGKPTIPFCILRFLPFSLFYAVCLACFVVRSFQIVCIFKIAANFPNLYSWWMKYHGQWLVIIVAFVTQALILLISYFYGHPKPNNETNWYPDKIILGCDINLKVFSGPVILLVFLSSLCFIFSYMGKDLPKNYNEAKAITFCLLLLILTWIIFATESILYRGKYIQTLNALAVLSSLYSFLLWYFLPKCYIIIFQPHRNTQQYFQGLIQSYTKTISQ